From Methanobrevibacter sp.:
CAAGACTTATTAACCGACACTTTCTCCGGAAATGTAAAAGGTATGGGTCCAGGTTGTGCAGAAATGGAATTCAAGGAAAGGGGAAGTGACCCTGTAATTGTTTACTGTATGGATAAAACCGAACCAGGTGCATTCAACTTACCAATTTTTAAGATCTTTGCAGACCCATTCAACACTGCTGGTCTTGTAATTGACCCAAGCTTACACGATGGATTCAGTTTTGAAGTCTTCGATGTAATGGAACACAAGAAAGTTATCTTAGACTGTCCTGAAGAAATGTACGACTTGCTTGCATTGATCGGTTCCACCGGTAGATATGTAATCAAAAGAGTATTCAAGAAAAACGGTGAAATCGCAGCTGCAGTAAGTACTGACAAATTGAACATGTTAGCTGGTGAATACGTAGGTAAAGACGACCCTGTAGCTATTGTAAGAGCTCAATCAGGTTTCCCTGCTAATGGTGAATGTGTAGAGCCTTTTGCATTCCCACACATGGTAAGCGGATGGATGAGAGGATCCCACAATGGTCCTATGATGCCAACCAGCCAAGAAGAAGCTAACCCAATCAGATTCGACGGACCTCCTAGAGTTGTAGGTTTAGGTTTCCAAGTAACCGATGCTAAATTGATTGGTCCTGTAGACTTATTCGATGACCCTGCATTTGATGAAACCAGAAGACAATCAGCAAACATTGCTTCCTACATCAGAAGACACGGCCCATTCGAACCACACAGATTACCATCTGAAGAAATGGAATACACTTCATTACCTGGTGTAATGGAAAAATTAGAACCTAGATTCGAAGATATGGATGACGAATAAACAGCCAAGCTTTTTAGCCTTCGGCTAAAAACCTTGACCAAAATATTTTTCATTAGTTGAGAGTAATTGCTCTTAACTATTTTTTTTATTCAACTTTTATTAGTTTTATTATATTAGAACAAATTAAGTAGGTTAATAAGGTTATTTTTTAAAATAATTTATTTGGAGGAAAAATCATGACTTTTTGTCCAAGTTGCGGAGCTGAAAAGAAGGAAGGAAGTAAATTCTGTCATAATTGCGGATATGATTTTGAATCTGTTGATTCTGGTGCAAATCAAGATTCAAATTCTGAAGCACAATTGAATCAAAGTGTAGGTTCCACTGCACAAACTGCAGAAAATTCTCATACCATTGCTAAGGTTTTAGGTTATATATGTGCCATTTTAATACCTATAATTGGTGTTGTTTTTGGCGGATATTTGTATACCCGTGAAGAAGAGGATGCCAAAAAGCATGGAAAATACATTCTTATACTTTCTATAGTCATATGGGTTCTTTCTATATTGCTTATGAATTCATAGAAATTTATGATTTAAACCTTTTATCTTTTTTTATTTTTTAATATTCTCTTTTTACTCTTTTTCTAAAAACATAGCGATCTCACGGATTTCCTTTCCTGAATAATCTATATTTTTCATATCACAATAATATTTGAATCCTAATTTTTCCAAAACTCTTTTTGATTGGTGATTGTCATATCTAAAGCTGGCATGGATCTTATTGATTTTCAAATCTTCAAAGCCATGTTCTATAACTGCTTTACATGCTTCGACAACCAGTCCTTGACCCCAATATCCCTCTCCAATCCAATAGCCTAATTCAACACCTTCATCTTCCCAGTAGTGATTGGTGTCTGGATAGAACAGGAGACCGACACAGCCTATTGCATTGCCATCCATTGTAATTGCATAAGTTTCTCTTTTGGAAAAGATGGTTTTTATGATTTCCAAGCTTTCTTCAACGTTTTCATGTGGTGGCCAACCTGCAATTGGTCCGATTTTAGGATTCTTTGCAAAATGATAAAGGCATTCTGCATCACTCTCTTTCCATGGCCTTAAAATAAGTCGTTCTGTTTCTAGAATCATATAAAGAATTTTATCAAATTAATTATTTATTATTTATGATAAAAATAGTGAAAAATAGAAAATAGGAAAAAATTCAATAAAAATAAGTAAAAGTAGTAATATATAAAAAAAGATTGGTTAGATGACACCAAGGTCTTCTAATTCTTGAATGACAATGTCATGAGAAATCTTAATCATAACTTCTCTAATCAATACATCTTTTTTACCTTTATTAGTGTAACCATTTCTTTCGAGGATACCGATTAATTGTTCTTCACTGCAATCTTCCAAAACAAATCTTAATTCAGTTACATCAATGTCTGCCATAATAGTCATCTCCCATTTTTAAAAAATTTATTTTTAGCATATTTGTGTTTATATTATTTTCAATTTTTAATTTTATAATTTTTAAAATTTTAAAAATTGTTCTTAATCACTTGAATAAATATTTATTTATGAAAGTATTTAAATTTTTAGTTTTTATTATATCAAATAGTTTGTATATTTAAGAATAAATTTTATTTTTTTATTTTAAAAATTTTTCAGCTTTGAATTTTTCAATTTTTTCTAAAAAATCATCAAAAATTTCATCGAAATTTTGAGTTTTCTAATCTGACAAATATTTTTAATACAAACTTTGATTATTTAATAGTTTACGATATAAAACTATCATTTAATTAATCGATTATTCAATTAAATTAATCCATGAATCATTCTTAGTGCATCGAGTAAACCGTGGCTATATTCAATGCAACCAAAAGCGGTTCTTGTGTCTTTTTTCTCCAGGTAATATTTTGAATCATTCCAATAATCGATCGCTCTGTCAAAAACTTCCTTCTCTTTACCTTCGAACTTTATGTCTTCAACCTGTTTCAAATTTCGCTCAAGTTTTGCAATATCGATTGCAATTTTCTCTTCACTTTCAAGATCTTTCATTTTATAATCCTCGAACAATTTTAAGATTTTTATTTTAGAAAAATTATTTATTTTTTCTTTTCAATAATCTC
This genomic window contains:
- the fbp gene encoding fructose-1,6-bisphosphate aldolase/phosphatase: MKTTVSVIKADIGSVSGHCVSHPALMEKCDEVLSGALETGILEDYYITRCGDDIDLIMTHRNGELNEEVHKTAYDAFLQATEIARDLKLYGAGQDLLTDTFSGNVKGMGPGCAEMEFKERGSDPVIVYCMDKTEPGAFNLPIFKIFADPFNTAGLVIDPSLHDGFSFEVFDVMEHKKVILDCPEEMYDLLALIGSTGRYVIKRVFKKNGEIAAAVSTDKLNMLAGEYVGKDDPVAIVRAQSGFPANGECVEPFAFPHMVSGWMRGSHNGPMMPTSQEEANPIRFDGPPRVVGLGFQVTDAKLIGPVDLFDDPAFDETRRQSANIASYIRRHGPFEPHRLPSEEMEYTSLPGVMEKLEPRFEDMDDE
- a CDS encoding zinc ribbon domain-containing protein, which encodes MTFCPSCGAEKKEGSKFCHNCGYDFESVDSGANQDSNSEAQLNQSVGSTAQTAENSHTIAKVLGYICAILIPIIGVVFGGYLYTREEEDAKKHGKYILILSIVIWVLSILLMNS
- a CDS encoding GNAT family N-acetyltransferase; the protein is MILETERLILRPWKESDAECLYHFAKNPKIGPIAGWPPHENVEESLEIIKTIFSKRETYAITMDGNAIGCVGLLFYPDTNHYWEDEGVELGYWIGEGYWGQGLVVEACKAVIEHGFEDLKINKIHASFRYDNHQSKRVLEKLGFKYYCDMKNIDYSGKEIREIAMFLEKE
- a CDS encoding DUF357 domain-containing protein, which encodes MKDLESEEKIAIDIAKLERNLKQVEDIKFEGKEKEVFDRAIDYWNDSKYYLEKKDTRTAFGCIEYSHGLLDALRMIHGLI